In Legionella sp. PATHC035, a genomic segment contains:
- the purQ gene encoding phosphoribosylformylglycinamidine synthase I, producing the protein MIRIGLIQFPGSNCERETALAVKRAGMEPVEFLWNEPLEKLRHLDGYILIGGFSYEDRSRAGIIAALDPVIQEIKAQSEQGKPVFGICNGAQILVESGLVPSFDQDEISMALTENKRIAHGKIVGTGFYNAWVHMRLAANHQHNAFTRHLKSTDLIHLPIAHAQGRFLMPDALLKKIEQQGLNLFQYCDAEGKIIDNFPTNPNGSAGNIAAITNQAGNVMAMMPHPERTINGDPIFASMRDYIKERTGRLGVDAVAPESSHELAPANKAREGMAVNLKNFNKNPTSHLCLVKLIITDNQALTVQKTLRRLGFPVTVNRFEHWEIDCDSAEEFAQLKNTGLLYSDRKEREVSVNELSAKNTFAYLVRAKEDLKGQQTLQTLNTHYELPKINTIHHGVLWQFTSEETDVSRLIDPILLTHIIGNPYAHECYRYNHAL; encoded by the coding sequence ATGATACGCATCGGTTTAATTCAATTTCCAGGTTCCAATTGTGAACGAGAAACGGCACTTGCGGTCAAGCGTGCTGGCATGGAGCCCGTTGAGTTTTTGTGGAATGAACCTTTAGAGAAGCTTCGTCACTTAGATGGTTATATCCTTATTGGGGGGTTTTCTTATGAAGATCGATCCCGTGCAGGAATTATTGCCGCCCTCGATCCCGTCATTCAAGAAATCAAAGCCCAGAGTGAGCAAGGCAAACCGGTATTTGGAATCTGCAATGGCGCCCAAATACTCGTCGAATCAGGTTTAGTGCCCAGCTTTGACCAGGATGAGATCAGTATGGCTCTGACTGAAAACAAGCGTATTGCCCATGGTAAAATAGTAGGCACTGGTTTTTATAATGCCTGGGTGCACATGCGATTGGCGGCAAATCATCAACATAATGCATTTACCCGCCATCTTAAAAGCACCGATTTAATTCATCTTCCCATTGCCCATGCGCAAGGGCGTTTTTTAATGCCTGATGCGTTGTTAAAGAAAATAGAACAGCAAGGTTTAAATTTATTCCAATATTGCGATGCCGAAGGCAAGATCATTGATAATTTCCCGACTAATCCCAATGGCTCTGCTGGGAATATTGCTGCCATTACCAACCAGGCTGGAAATGTTATGGCGATGATGCCTCATCCGGAGCGCACGATTAACGGCGATCCAATTTTTGCTTCCATGCGTGATTACATCAAAGAACGTACTGGCCGCCTGGGTGTCGATGCAGTCGCTCCAGAGTCCTCGCATGAGTTGGCTCCTGCAAACAAGGCGCGGGAAGGAATGGCAGTCAACCTCAAAAATTTCAATAAAAACCCAACCTCGCATCTTTGCCTGGTCAAACTGATTATCACGGACAACCAAGCCTTGACGGTACAAAAAACCTTAAGACGCTTAGGTTTTCCCGTAACGGTGAATCGATTTGAACACTGGGAAATTGATTGTGACTCTGCAGAGGAGTTTGCACAGCTCAAAAATACCGGACTTTTATATTCGGATCGAAAGGAGCGTGAAGTTTCCGTCAACGAACTGAGCGCGAAAAATACTTTCGCGTACCTCGTTCGTGCAAAAGAAGATCTGAAAGGACAACAAACGCTTCAAACCCTGAATACCCACTATGAATTACCAAAAATAAACACAATACATCACGGTGTTTTATGGCAGTTTACTAGCGAGGAAACTGATGTTTCTAGGTTAATAGACCCTATTTTGTTAACTCACATTATTGGAAACCCCTATGCTCATGAATGCTACCGATACAACCACGCGTTATGA
- the purF gene encoding amidophosphoribosyltransferase, giving the protein MCGIVGIYSHEPVASELYESLIHLQHRGQDAAGILTCDQRFYTKHGLGLVREIFTPDNVAPLMGNIGIGHVRYPTAGGYSESDVQPLWIGSPRGIALAHNGNLSNYQELADEIRLKQHRHLNTSLDSEALLLMLADNLASNAASNEENDDRFFELLTQAVSHIFERMEGAYSIVSVIIGKGLVAFRDPHGIRPLVWGTRENPDGTVDTIFASETTPFYALGFEPKGDILPGEVAFIDLKGRMHRRVLKTEEFRPCVFEYVYFARPDATLNNVSVYRSRLRMGQNLAIQWKKKHPDLIPDIVIPAPFTANTASLSFASELGVRYSEGLYKNPFIGRTFIMPNQKARSRNIRYKLTPQPTEIKNKIVMIIDDSIVRGTTSREIVKMVRESGAKQIYFASTSPALKNPCFSGIDIPSRKELIAANQSEDEIANYLGVDALLYQSHEDLVEAVTRRGEHQIKKPCMACMDGDYFCKKLTAEKMKQLELQRETSRGISPNKEDIE; this is encoded by the coding sequence ATGTGTGGGATAGTAGGTATTTACAGTCACGAACCAGTAGCCTCTGAATTATATGAGAGTCTAATCCATTTACAACACCGCGGTCAGGATGCCGCTGGCATCCTAACTTGTGATCAGCGGTTCTACACAAAACATGGATTGGGTTTGGTACGTGAAATTTTTACGCCAGACAATGTTGCCCCGCTCATGGGGAACATCGGCATTGGTCATGTTCGTTATCCTACCGCCGGCGGTTATTCGGAAAGCGATGTCCAACCCTTATGGATTGGTAGCCCCCGTGGCATAGCGCTGGCACATAATGGTAATTTGTCGAATTACCAAGAGTTGGCCGATGAAATTCGTTTAAAACAACATCGACATCTCAACACCTCACTCGATTCTGAAGCCCTATTACTGATGCTTGCGGATAATCTGGCCAGTAATGCCGCCAGTAATGAGGAAAACGATGACCGCTTTTTCGAACTACTGACCCAAGCCGTCTCACATATTTTTGAGCGCATGGAAGGAGCTTATTCGATTGTTTCTGTGATTATTGGCAAAGGACTGGTTGCCTTTCGTGACCCCCACGGGATTCGCCCTTTAGTTTGGGGAACACGTGAAAATCCTGATGGGACTGTAGATACAATTTTTGCATCAGAAACCACCCCTTTTTATGCCTTAGGCTTTGAGCCCAAAGGAGATATTTTACCTGGTGAAGTTGCCTTTATTGATTTAAAGGGGAGGATGCACCGTCGCGTATTGAAGACAGAAGAATTCAGACCTTGCGTTTTTGAATACGTTTATTTTGCCCGCCCAGATGCAACGCTCAATAACGTCAGCGTATACCGCTCGCGTTTACGCATGGGACAAAATTTGGCGATCCAATGGAAGAAAAAACATCCCGATCTTATCCCGGATATTGTTATCCCTGCCCCGTTCACGGCCAATACCGCTTCGTTGTCTTTTGCCAGCGAATTAGGGGTCCGTTACTCTGAGGGACTGTATAAAAATCCTTTTATAGGCCGTACGTTTATTATGCCCAATCAAAAGGCCAGAAGTCGGAATATTCGTTACAAACTAACCCCGCAACCAACGGAAATTAAAAATAAAATCGTCATGATTATCGATGACAGTATTGTGCGAGGCACCACCTCTCGCGAAATTGTCAAAATGGTAAGAGAGTCTGGTGCGAAACAAATTTATTTTGCCTCCACATCACCCGCACTAAAAAATCCCTGTTTTAGTGGTATTGATATTCCCTCACGCAAAGAGCTCATTGCTGCAAATCAAAGTGAGGATGAAATTGCCAACTATCTCGGTGTGGATGCCTTACTCTATCAATCCCACGAGGACTTGGTTGAAGCCGTAACGCGTCGGGGGGAACATCAAATCAAGAAACCCTGCATGGCGTGTATGGATGGTGATTACTTTTGTAAGAAGCTCACCGCAGAAAAAATGAAGCAACTTGAACTACAACGTGAAACAAGTAGAGGTATTTCCCCAAATAAAGAGGACATTGAATGA
- a CDS encoding c-type cytochrome: MKKFVLTFLLGVPLTLFAQENADSVATKAVVCTACHGQQGNSPNPDWPNIAGQHPKYFIKQLKDIKEGSLRNVPTMQAIVAMLNEQDMDDLAAYYAKMPLAQGSTPEQFVTRGQQIYRGGDFTKGITACIACHGPKGTGNSQAGFPVLSGQHAAYTVLQLNAFKDGKRKNDLNHIMQDISSRMSQDDMEAVAHYIEGLH; encoded by the coding sequence ATGAAAAAATTTGTACTCACTTTTCTTCTCGGTGTACCACTCACCCTCTTTGCCCAAGAAAATGCTGACTCCGTAGCAACTAAAGCGGTTGTTTGTACTGCATGTCATGGTCAACAAGGCAATAGTCCCAATCCCGATTGGCCCAATATCGCAGGACAACATCCCAAATACTTTATAAAACAGCTTAAAGACATCAAAGAGGGTTCCCTTCGCAATGTACCTACCATGCAGGCTATTGTTGCGATGCTGAACGAGCAGGACATGGATGACTTGGCAGCATATTATGCTAAAATGCCTCTTGCCCAAGGCAGCACCCCTGAACAATTTGTTACCCGTGGTCAACAAATTTACCGTGGCGGAGATTTTACAAAAGGGATTACGGCATGTATTGCCTGTCATGGTCCTAAAGGGACAGGTAATTCCCAAGCGGGCTTTCCGGTGCTTTCGGGTCAGCATGCTGCTTATACCGTGTTGCAATTAAATGCGTTTAAAGACGGTAAAAGAAAAAATGATTTAAACCATATCATGCAAGATATTAGTAGTAGAATGAGCCAAGATGATATGGAAGCAGTTGCACATTATATTGAAGGGTTACATTAG
- the purD gene encoding phosphoribosylamine--glycine ligase — MNILVIGSGAREHALIKALHRSPQRPSLFCYGTAINPGIHHLTEHYAAGDITDCAAVVSRAKLWGIELAIIGPEAPLEQGMADALWQAGIPTIGPKKKLAQIETSKEFARDLMKKHHIAGLPRYQKFTTLNHVEAFLTELGEGNYVIKANGLMGGKGVKVAGEHLHSIAEALRFCQEILDKKQTILIEEKLIGQEFSFMCFADGKRLIPMPLVQDHKRAYNGDRGPNTGGMGSYSDTDHRLPFLTADDVHEAQAINNAVFQALSSEYDEPYIGILYGSFIATKNGIYVIEFNARFGDPESLNVLSILESDFVALCQAMIDGDLSDDKVQFSKQATVCKYAVPEGYPDTPKKNFVVDFSKVVCQDHLYLSSVNQVDQHIIAEGSRTAAYVGIADSIVAAEIKAEREISLIEGPLFHREDIGTQQLIQQRIDHMQRIRAS, encoded by the coding sequence ATGAACATTCTTGTTATCGGTTCTGGTGCGCGTGAACATGCACTCATCAAAGCACTACACCGTTCACCACAACGACCTTCATTATTTTGTTATGGGACGGCAATTAACCCAGGCATCCATCATCTCACAGAACACTATGCTGCTGGGGATATTACCGATTGCGCTGCCGTTGTCTCTAGAGCAAAACTCTGGGGAATTGAATTAGCGATTATTGGTCCAGAAGCCCCCCTTGAACAAGGCATGGCTGATGCATTATGGCAGGCAGGAATTCCAACCATCGGACCGAAAAAAAAATTGGCACAAATTGAAACCTCTAAAGAGTTTGCCCGTGATTTAATGAAAAAACATCATATCGCCGGTCTACCGCGTTATCAAAAATTTACCACCCTCAATCATGTTGAAGCATTCCTCACCGAGCTTGGAGAAGGCAATTACGTCATTAAAGCGAATGGCTTAATGGGCGGCAAAGGGGTTAAAGTTGCAGGCGAACACTTGCACTCAATTGCTGAGGCCTTGCGTTTTTGTCAGGAAATTCTTGATAAAAAACAAACGATTCTCATCGAAGAAAAACTGATTGGCCAAGAATTTTCCTTCATGTGTTTTGCTGATGGCAAAAGGCTCATTCCCATGCCTTTAGTGCAAGACCATAAACGTGCTTATAACGGCGATCGAGGTCCAAATACGGGCGGTATGGGGAGTTATTCAGACACCGACCATCGCTTGCCTTTTTTAACGGCTGACGACGTACACGAAGCGCAAGCGATTAACAATGCCGTCTTTCAGGCCTTGTCTTCTGAATATGATGAACCTTATATTGGCATTTTATATGGCAGCTTTATTGCGACTAAAAACGGAATTTATGTCATTGAATTTAACGCCCGTTTTGGCGACCCTGAATCATTAAATGTATTATCGATTTTAGAGTCTGATTTTGTTGCCCTTTGCCAAGCAATGATTGATGGCGACTTAAGCGATGATAAGGTTCAATTTTCCAAACAGGCTACGGTGTGTAAATATGCAGTTCCTGAAGGCTATCCTGATACCCCAAAGAAGAATTTTGTCGTTGATTTTTCAAAAGTAGTTTGCCAGGATCATCTCTACCTTTCTTCAGTCAATCAAGTCGATCAGCACATCATCGCGGAGGGTTCGCGTACTGCCGCTTATGTAGGAATTGCCGATTCCATTGTTGCTGCAGAAATAAAAGCGGAACGTGAAATTTCATTAATTGAAGGGCCTTTATTTCATCGTGAAGACATCGGTACACAACAATTAATTCAGCAACGTATTGATCACATGCAAAGGATACGCGCCTCATGA
- the yihA gene encoding ribosome biogenesis GTP-binding protein YihA/YsxC, which produces MSENPYSKAIFLKSAARVSHLPEDSGYEVAFAGRSNAGKSSALNCLTGIKNLARTSKTPGRTQLINLFEIDAERRLVDLPGYGYAKVALQVKMDWQKNLAHYLEVRKSLKGLILLMDIRHPLKDLDLMMIDWALERELPVHILLTKSDKLSRSEVKNTVSKVRKHYELAEHLITVQSFSSLKKAGVEELIVLLNQWFEIV; this is translated from the coding sequence ATGTCAGAAAATCCTTATTCTAAAGCAATATTCTTAAAAAGTGCCGCACGCGTATCCCATTTGCCCGAGGACTCAGGATATGAAGTTGCTTTTGCCGGCCGCTCCAATGCAGGCAAGTCAAGTGCTTTAAACTGTTTAACCGGCATCAAAAATTTGGCACGAACCAGTAAAACACCGGGACGCACCCAGTTGATTAATTTATTTGAGATTGATGCAGAGCGGCGTCTTGTCGATTTACCCGGCTACGGCTATGCCAAAGTTGCCTTGCAAGTGAAGATGGATTGGCAAAAAAATTTAGCGCATTATCTTGAAGTCAGAAAAAGCTTAAAAGGGTTGATCTTATTAATGGATATTCGCCATCCTTTAAAAGATTTGGACCTGATGATGATTGATTGGGCTCTAGAGCGAGAGCTTCCAGTACATATTTTACTGACTAAGTCCGATAAATTAAGTCGCAGTGAAGTCAAAAATACGGTATCTAAAGTGCGCAAACATTATGAATTGGCAGAGCATTTAATTACGGTGCAATCGTTTTCCTCTTTAAAAAAAGCAGGGGTTGAGGAATTGATAGTTTTACTGAATCAATGGTTTGAAATAGTGTAG
- a CDS encoding thiol:disulfide interchange protein DsbA/DsbL gives MLKKLIAVFLLLPAMALAASFVEGKDYQVVSNPQATNNKNKTPIIEEFFSYGCPWCYKIEAPLDEWVSKMGNNIQFERVPVVFKPTWELYAKAYYTAKTLALSDKMDPLLFKAIQVEKKPLESKQAMINFFITQGVDKEIAKSAFENSPTIDMRVQNGMSLMGTYQINAVPAFVVNNKYKTDLQMAGSPERLLEILNYLARKG, from the coding sequence ATGTTAAAAAAATTAATCGCTGTATTCTTGCTCTTGCCCGCAATGGCTCTAGCCGCCTCATTTGTTGAAGGTAAGGATTATCAAGTTGTGAGTAATCCCCAAGCAACAAACAATAAAAATAAAACCCCCATCATTGAAGAGTTTTTTAGTTATGGCTGTCCTTGGTGTTATAAAATAGAAGCACCCTTAGATGAATGGGTGAGTAAAATGGGTAATAACATCCAATTCGAACGCGTCCCTGTCGTCTTCAAGCCTACTTGGGAGCTTTATGCTAAGGCCTACTACACTGCAAAAACACTCGCTCTTTCTGATAAAATGGATCCGTTACTCTTTAAAGCCATCCAAGTAGAGAAAAAACCGTTAGAGTCAAAACAAGCGATGATCAATTTCTTTATTACTCAGGGTGTCGATAAGGAAATTGCGAAAAGCGCTTTTGAAAATTCACCAACAATCGATATGCGCGTACAAAATGGCATGAGCCTCATGGGCACATACCAAATTAATGCGGTACCCGCTTTTGTGGTGAATAACAAATACAAAACTGATTTACAGATGGCCGGAAGCCCAGAGCGTTTATTAGAAATATTAAATTACCTTGCTCGCAAAGGGTAA
- a CDS encoding Rab family GTPase, with amino-acid sequence MEHKREYDEHFKVILLGDNAVGKSSLMHTYCGGTLHPFDEYMSTIGVDQKIQWVNAFNKKIQLRIWDASGASRLQKVVDSYFRTVDGALVCFDLSQKGSLQNTKGYIERLRATKQNVPILLVGCKADISHRREIATEQAQQLADELHIDYFEVSALKKANIEQPFIHILEQIYISRQLNKVKPTLEAYFHEYLKLTNPKNRAGFFIEQGMLLDKADDKLQEEFKTHFKQLFDYKNVEELVAFCRKASELMERGSEFYKRENPVLSGFVASPLTKIVKQTVNVLTYVLGEALGFAAARELIAQKSTMTNVL; translated from the coding sequence ATGGAGCACAAAAGGGAATATGATGAGCACTTCAAAGTAATTCTTCTTGGAGATAATGCGGTAGGGAAGTCCAGTTTAATGCATACCTATTGTGGGGGTACCCTTCATCCTTTTGATGAGTATATGAGCACTATTGGTGTTGATCAAAAAATACAATGGGTCAATGCCTTTAACAAGAAAATACAATTACGGATCTGGGACGCATCGGGAGCTTCGAGACTGCAAAAAGTGGTAGATTCCTATTTTCGTACGGTCGATGGCGCCTTGGTTTGCTTTGATCTCTCGCAAAAGGGATCGTTACAGAATACCAAGGGATACATTGAGCGTTTACGCGCAACGAAACAAAATGTGCCTATACTACTCGTGGGTTGTAAAGCAGACATTTCCCATCGCCGAGAAATAGCCACCGAACAGGCACAGCAATTGGCTGATGAATTGCACATTGATTATTTCGAAGTTTCGGCCCTCAAAAAAGCAAATATTGAGCAGCCGTTTATCCATATCCTTGAACAAATCTATATTTCTAGGCAACTGAATAAGGTAAAGCCTACCTTAGAAGCGTATTTCCATGAATATTTAAAATTAACTAACCCTAAGAACCGTGCCGGTTTTTTTATAGAACAAGGTATGTTGTTAGATAAAGCTGATGACAAACTGCAAGAAGAATTCAAAACTCATTTCAAACAATTATTTGATTACAAAAATGTGGAAGAGTTAGTTGCGTTTTGTAGAAAAGCATCAGAGCTCATGGAAAGAGGCAGTGAGTTTTATAAACGTGAAAACCCTGTTTTGAGCGGCTTTGTTGCCAGTCCGCTGACAAAAATAGTAAAACAAACAGTGAATGTGCTCACTTATGTGTTAGGGGAGGCGTTGGGTTTCGCTGCCGCAAGAGAACTGATTGCTCAGAAAAGCACCATGACCAATGTACTTTAA
- a CDS encoding phosphoribosylaminoimidazolesuccinocarboxamide synthase, which translates to MLMNATDTTTRYDNEIREALAFCLDQTNLPVGKKYQGKVRDAYDLGHSIMLVTTDRLTAFDRHLALIPYKGAVLNLTSAWWFEQTKNLVPNHIIAVPDPNVVIAKKCSVFPIEFVVRGYISGTTGTSLWTQYQNGVREYCGITFPEGLRKNQPLAQPVLTPTTKEKIHDRPIAPAEIISEGWMSEADWLEASALALRLFQRGAEIAKNHGLILVDTKYEFGRDAQGNIIVVDEIHTPDSSRYWLADSYHDRIAAGLEPENIDKEFLRLWFVKNSDPYHDEQLPQAPQELIEELSSRYIQLYERITGKKFSFAEHKEPAEQRIMRHIANYLG; encoded by the coding sequence ATGCTCATGAATGCTACCGATACAACCACGCGTTATGACAACGAAATTCGGGAGGCTTTAGCTTTTTGCTTGGATCAAACGAATTTGCCCGTAGGCAAAAAATATCAAGGAAAAGTAAGAGATGCATACGATTTGGGTCATTCCATCATGCTCGTTACTACCGATAGGCTCACCGCCTTTGATCGACATCTTGCCCTCATTCCTTACAAAGGTGCAGTACTTAATTTAACCAGTGCGTGGTGGTTTGAACAAACCAAAAATCTTGTTCCTAATCACATCATTGCGGTTCCCGATCCCAATGTGGTTATTGCCAAAAAATGCTCCGTTTTTCCCATTGAGTTTGTAGTCAGGGGTTACATTAGCGGAACAACTGGCACGTCGCTTTGGACCCAATACCAAAATGGGGTGCGTGAATATTGTGGGATTACTTTTCCAGAAGGATTAAGAAAAAATCAGCCATTGGCGCAGCCGGTTTTGACGCCAACCACCAAAGAAAAAATTCATGACCGCCCTATTGCACCAGCAGAAATTATTTCTGAAGGATGGATGAGTGAAGCCGATTGGTTAGAAGCCAGTGCTTTAGCGCTGAGACTGTTTCAACGTGGTGCTGAAATCGCTAAAAATCATGGTTTGATTTTAGTGGATACCAAATATGAGTTTGGTCGTGATGCGCAGGGGAACATTATCGTAGTAGATGAAATCCATACGCCCGACTCCAGCCGTTATTGGCTTGCCGACAGTTATCATGACCGCATTGCTGCTGGATTAGAACCGGAAAATATTGATAAGGAATTCTTGCGACTGTGGTTTGTAAAAAACTCAGATCCTTATCATGATGAGCAACTTCCGCAAGCACCACAAGAATTAATTGAAGAGCTCTCGTCACGCTACATTCAATTGTATGAACGAATCACAGGCAAAAAGTTCAGCTTTGCGGAACATAAAGAACCTGCTGAGCAACGGATCATGCGTCATATTGCAAATTACTTGGGATAA
- the purN gene encoding phosphoribosylglycinamide formyltransferase, whose protein sequence is MIRIAVLGSTRGTNLNAVVAAIKQQRLPATIEVVLSNKADALILEKAAHFGIKSLFVDPQGLSRSEFDNFLSETLKQHHIDLIVLIGYMRILSAEFVMNWDNKIINIHPSLLPAYAGLMNLDVHQAVLDAGEIETGCTVHYVTEQVDAGPIILQKKCPVLAGDTPERLKTRVQELEGEALIEAIQLIASNESQGSFRHTQANNTSIEPQ, encoded by the coding sequence ATGATTCGCATTGCCGTACTGGGTTCCACTCGCGGAACAAATCTAAACGCAGTTGTTGCGGCAATAAAGCAACAGCGCTTGCCTGCAACCATAGAAGTGGTTTTAAGCAATAAAGCAGATGCTCTGATTTTAGAAAAAGCCGCACATTTCGGAATCAAATCACTGTTTGTTGATCCTCAAGGATTAAGTCGCAGCGAATTCGATAATTTTTTATCGGAGACACTCAAACAGCACCACATCGATCTTATTGTTTTAATTGGCTATATGCGTATCTTATCTGCTGAATTTGTGATGAATTGGGACAATAAAATAATCAACATTCATCCTTCTTTATTACCCGCTTATGCAGGGTTGATGAATCTCGATGTTCACCAAGCCGTTTTAGATGCCGGTGAAATTGAAACCGGCTGCACCGTGCACTATGTTACTGAGCAGGTTGATGCAGGTCCGATTATTTTACAAAAGAAATGTCCTGTTTTAGCAGGTGATACCCCAGAGCGGTTAAAAACCCGAGTACAAGAATTGGAAGGAGAGGCGTTGATTGAAGCAATTCAGCTTATTGCCTCCAATGAAAGCCAAGGTTCGTTTCGCCACACCCAAGCCAACAATACCTCAATCGAACCGCAATGA